In one Hydrogenobacter hydrogenophilus genomic region, the following are encoded:
- a CDS encoding (2Fe-2S)-binding protein, with amino-acid sequence MVELYLNGRHYKVDVEEDTPLLWVIREHIGLTGTKFGCGKGICGACTVLVEENPTRSCITPVGSVKGKRIITIEGIPSYHPVKRAWIELDVPQCGYCQPGQIVEAYALLNKNPRASKEEIISVMSSHLCRCGTYGRILKAIQRAQKLMEVKA; translated from the coding sequence ATGGTTGAGCTTTATCTAAACGGAAGGCACTACAAGGTAGATGTAGAGGAGGATACACCTCTCCTTTGGGTAATAAGGGAACACATAGGCCTTACTGGCACCAAGTTTGGATGCGGAAAGGGTATATGCGGTGCTTGTACCGTCCTCGTGGAAGAGAATCCTACACGCTCTTGCATAACTCCTGTTGGTTCAGTAAAAGGAAAGAGGATTATCACCATAGAAGGCATTCCATCTTATCACCCAGTAAAGCGTGCATGGATAGAACTTGATGTACCACAGTGTGGTTATTGCCAGCCGGGACAGATAGTTGAAGCTTATGCGCTCCTTAATAAAAACCCAAGAGCAAGCAAAGAAGAGATCATCTCCGTTATGTCCTCTCACCTCTGTAGGTGTGGAACTTACGGAAGGATACTAAAAGCCATTCAAAGGGCACAAAAGCTCATGGAGGTAAAAGCATGA
- the namA gene encoding NADPH dehydrogenase NamA, which translates to MTVFSSLKIRGITLKNRLVVSPMCMYSSEDGFANDWHLVHLGSRAVGGAGLIFTEATAVEPRGRISPLDLGIWKDEHIEGLKRIVDFCHSFGAKVGIQLAHAGRKAEDYAPWEREKKKLKGSKHAIAPSPIPYGKDWLVPKEMKQEDIQEVQKAFVNAAKRAVDAGFDVIEIHSAHGYLLHEFLSPISNKRTDNYGDSLENRERFLIEVVRSVRKAIPDSMPLFVRLSCVDYVEGGWTLEDSIHLARALKEEGCDVIDCSSGGIVEEEKVNAYAGFQVPYAERIKKEVGIKTMSVGLITTYEQAEEIIGNSRADLVAIAREFLRDPYLPMRWAKSKGLKPEVPRQYIRAWL; encoded by the coding sequence ATGACTGTATTTTCAAGCCTTAAAATTCGTGGAATCACCTTAAAAAACAGGTTGGTGGTCTCTCCTATGTGTATGTACTCTTCAGAAGATGGTTTTGCTAACGATTGGCATCTGGTTCATTTGGGTTCAAGGGCGGTGGGTGGTGCAGGCCTTATATTCACCGAAGCTACCGCTGTAGAACCAAGAGGAAGGATCTCTCCGTTGGACCTTGGTATATGGAAGGACGAACACATCGAAGGCCTAAAGAGGATTGTGGATTTTTGCCACTCTTTTGGTGCTAAGGTGGGCATACAGCTGGCTCACGCTGGAAGAAAAGCAGAAGACTACGCACCTTGGGAAAGAGAGAAGAAAAAATTAAAAGGCTCAAAGCATGCAATAGCACCCAGTCCAATCCCTTACGGAAAAGACTGGCTTGTTCCTAAGGAAATGAAGCAAGAAGACATACAAGAAGTTCAGAAAGCTTTTGTTAATGCAGCAAAGAGAGCGGTTGATGCGGGCTTTGATGTAATAGAGATCCATTCTGCGCACGGATACCTCCTTCACGAGTTTCTATCTCCCATCTCTAACAAAAGAACTGATAACTACGGTGATAGTTTGGAAAACCGGGAGAGGTTTTTAATAGAAGTGGTACGATCAGTAAGAAAAGCCATTCCCGACAGTATGCCACTTTTTGTGAGACTCTCCTGCGTTGACTACGTAGAAGGTGGTTGGACATTAGAAGATAGCATCCATCTGGCAAGAGCACTAAAAGAAGAGGGTTGTGATGTTATAGACTGCTCTTCGGGTGGTATAGTTGAAGAAGAAAAAGTTAATGCTTATGCAGGTTTTCAAGTACCTTATGCAGAAAGAATAAAAAAGGAGGTAGGCATAAAAACCATGAGCGTAGGACTCATAACCACCTACGAACAAGCAGAAGAAATAATAGGAAACTCAAGGGCAGACCTTGTTGCCATTGCACGAGAGTTTTTGAGAGACCCTTATCTACCTATGAGGTGGGCAAAAAGTAAAGGACTAAAGCCTGAAGTACCAAGACAGTATATAAGAGCATGGCTTTAA
- a CDS encoding winged helix-turn-helix transcriptional regulator, producing the protein MKECPIELTLNVIGGKWKFLIIKELMAGPKRFSQLQKSIKGITQRMLTKQLRELERDGIVNRILYPQVPPKVEYTLTPVGKELKSVLSALHSWGLLYMQENGQGVSSGCETEWLK; encoded by the coding sequence ATGAAAGAATGTCCCATAGAGCTAACATTAAATGTCATAGGTGGCAAGTGGAAGTTTCTTATCATAAAAGAGCTTATGGCTGGACCCAAAAGGTTCTCACAGCTTCAAAAATCTATAAAAGGCATAACTCAAAGAATGCTAACTAAACAACTCAGAGAGCTAGAGCGTGATGGTATAGTAAACAGAATACTTTACCCTCAAGTTCCACCAAAAGTAGAGTATACCTTAACACCTGTGGGCAAAGAGCTTAAAAGCGTGCTATCAGCTTTACACAGTTGGGGACTTCTGTATATGCAAGAAAATGGGCAGGGGGTAAGCTCGGGTTGTGAAACCGAGTGGCTCAAATAA
- a CDS encoding acetyl-CoA carboxylase biotin carboxylase subunit, whose product MFKKVLIANRGEVALRIIRACKELGIKTVAIYSEADARSLYVKKADESYLIPGDPIWAYLDYVRIVDLAKSVGADAIHPGYGFLAENAEFAKFCQKRGITFIGPKPEHIEIFGDKVKAKSMMKKLGIPTVPGVDEPLKDPADALHYAKEIGFPVILKSAYGGGGRGMRVVKSQEELPKLFESAYREAETFFGKGDLFIEKYLENPKHIEVQIIGDKYGNVVHLGERDCSIQRKHQKIIEITPCPVLPKDIRSKMLGLSVRAMMQVGYESAGTLEFLVDLQKGEFYFIEMNTRLQVEHTITEMVSGIDIVEHMIRVAYGEPLPFTQSDITFRGYAIEFRINAEDPKRNFAPAPGKITAYYSPGGPGVRMDAGVYKDFVIPPYYDSMIAKLSVWALTWDRVIARAKRAIDEFIVRGVPTNIPLHREIIRDEDFIKGYFGIKFLEEKLPTYDFEIEDQKNPEDITLAISAAIASYYGL is encoded by the coding sequence ATGTTTAAGAAAGTCTTGATAGCAAACAGGGGTGAAGTGGCTCTCAGGATCATAAGGGCTTGTAAAGAGTTAGGCATAAAAACTGTTGCTATTTACTCAGAAGCGGATGCAAGATCCCTTTATGTAAAGAAGGCAGACGAGTCTTACCTAATACCTGGGGATCCCATATGGGCTTATTTGGATTATGTGAGAATAGTGGACCTTGCCAAATCTGTAGGGGCTGATGCCATACATCCCGGTTATGGTTTTCTTGCAGAAAATGCTGAGTTTGCAAAGTTCTGCCAAAAGAGGGGTATAACTTTTATAGGTCCTAAACCAGAACACATAGAGATCTTTGGGGATAAGGTTAAAGCTAAAAGCATGATGAAAAAGCTTGGTATTCCTACTGTTCCTGGTGTAGATGAACCCTTAAAAGACCCTGCGGATGCACTACACTACGCTAAGGAGATAGGCTTTCCCGTCATACTAAAATCCGCATACGGTGGAGGGGGTAGAGGTATGAGAGTGGTAAAAAGCCAGGAGGAACTGCCCAAACTTTTTGAGTCCGCTTACAGGGAAGCAGAAACCTTCTTTGGCAAAGGGGATCTCTTTATAGAAAAGTACTTGGAAAATCCCAAGCACATAGAGGTTCAGATTATAGGAGACAAATACGGCAATGTGGTACATCTTGGAGAGAGGGACTGCTCTATACAAAGAAAGCACCAGAAGATTATTGAGATCACGCCGTGTCCCGTTTTACCAAAAGATATAAGAAGTAAAATGCTTGGACTTAGTGTGCGTGCCATGATGCAGGTGGGATACGAGAGTGCAGGTACTCTTGAGTTTCTCGTAGACCTTCAGAAGGGAGAGTTTTACTTCATAGAAATGAACACAAGACTACAGGTGGAGCATACCATAACGGAAATGGTCTCAGGCATTGACATAGTAGAACACATGATAAGGGTCGCTTACGGAGAACCTCTACCCTTTACTCAAAGTGATATAACTTTTAGAGGATACGCTATAGAGTTCAGGATAAATGCAGAAGACCCCAAAAGAAACTTTGCACCGGCACCTGGGAAGATCACCGCATATTACTCACCGGGAGGTCCAGGCGTCAGAATGGATGCGGGCGTTTATAAGGACTTTGTCATTCCACCTTATTACGATTCCATGATAGCCAAACTGAGCGTGTGGGCTCTCACATGGGATAGGGTTATAGCAAGAGCAAAGAGAGCCATAGATGAGTTCATAGTAAGGGGTGTCCCTACTAACATACCCCTACACAGAGAAATAATAAGAGATGAGGACTTCATAAAAGGATACTTTGGCATAAAGTTTCTTGAAGAGAAGCTCCCCACATACGATTTTGAGATAGAAGATCAGAAAAATCCTGAAGACATAACCTTAGCCATATCCGCCGCTATAGCTTCTTATTATGGACTGTAA
- a CDS encoding rhodanese-like domain-containing protein yields the protein MFQVPEVSYEEAKRMLQEDKDVVLLDVRTPQEHVQIRIPNSKLIPLDELRYAYKDLPKDKKYIVYCRSGERSAFATYFLRHMGYEAYNLAGGILLWPYEKESGMG from the coding sequence ATGTTTCAGGTTCCGGAAGTTTCTTACGAAGAGGCAAAGAGAATGCTACAAGAAGATAAAGATGTTGTACTGCTTGATGTAAGAACACCTCAAGAACACGTGCAGATCAGAATACCCAACTCTAAGCTCATACCTTTAGACGAACTTCGCTACGCTTATAAAGACCTTCCTAAGGACAAAAAGTACATAGTTTATTGCAGAAGTGGTGAAAGAAGTGCTTTCGCTACCTACTTTTTAAGACACATGGGTTATGAGGCTTACAACTTGGCAGGAGGTATTCTGCTTTGGCCCTATGAGAAGGAAAGCGGTATGGGTTAA
- a CDS encoding COX15/CtaA family protein has product MQRVLLILAIVFTYVVMVWGGMVRSSDSGLACPSWPLCYGNFEPPKDTAAKLEMGHRTVSSLAGMFTLLSFLYVWRRNKGTPRLTSGLALLFTFSAAFTGMKMIKGETPHLKYISHMLLESMHIYESMIILGFLVLTYRLIYKEGHQEGIPLYAYVFALATMITGVLVRYTASGEACGHEWPTCNGSLIPEFTNWKVTLQFIHRNLAYITWLAFLLALVSNFNRTTLLAFAFINLQFLFAISMVLTGFFLPLSFMDTAMGFFLFAWLTYHVQVKPTINTKVREAW; this is encoded by the coding sequence ATGCAAAGAGTTCTGCTCATCCTTGCAATAGTATTTACTTACGTAGTTATGGTATGGGGAGGGATGGTCAGATCGTCAGATTCGGGGCTTGCCTGTCCCAGCTGGCCTTTGTGTTATGGGAACTTTGAACCTCCCAAGGATACCGCAGCGAAACTTGAGATGGGACACAGGACAGTGAGTAGTCTTGCTGGCATGTTTACCTTGCTGAGCTTTTTATATGTATGGAGGAGAAACAAAGGCACTCCAAGACTTACTTCTGGCTTAGCTCTACTTTTTACCTTCAGTGCAGCGTTCACTGGTATGAAGATGATAAAAGGTGAAACACCTCATCTTAAGTATATTTCCCACATGCTTTTAGAATCCATGCACATATACGAATCCATGATAATACTAGGTTTTTTGGTGCTTACCTACAGGCTTATTTACAAAGAAGGCCATCAAGAAGGTATACCCTTATATGCTTACGTGTTTGCCCTTGCTACTATGATAACTGGTGTGCTGGTAAGGTATACAGCTTCTGGTGAAGCTTGCGGACACGAATGGCCTACATGCAACGGAAGCCTTATACCAGAATTTACCAATTGGAAAGTGACTCTTCAGTTCATACACAGAAACTTAGCTTATATCACGTGGCTTGCCTTTTTACTCGCCCTTGTGTCCAACTTTAACAGAACTACCCTTTTAGCTTTTGCCTTCATAAACTTACAGTTCTTGTTTGCCATATCTATGGTACTCACAGGGTTTTTCCTACCCTTGAGCTTTATGGACACAGCTATGGGATTTTTCCTGTTTGCTTGGCTAACTTACCATGTGCAAGTTAAACCTACAATAAATACAAAGGTTAGAGAGGCATGGTAG